One stretch of Gemmatimonadota bacterium DNA includes these proteins:
- the tnpA gene encoding IS200/IS605 family transposase, with the protein MKLKSPDMKYHTSHSAVFSCHYHVVWCTKYRRQVLSVDMQTRLKDLLLEKQCEYGYEVQGCEILSDHVHLLLSVTPSKPVSSVVGRLKGYTAHILRSEYPELKSRLPSLWTRSKFVATAGEVTLGVLKRYVENQKGV; encoded by the coding sequence GTGAAGTTGAAAAGTCCTGACATGAAATATCACACCTCGCACAGTGCAGTTTTCAGTTGCCATTATCATGTTGTCTGGTGTACCAAATATCGACGCCAAGTGCTGTCTGTTGACATGCAAACCCGACTGAAAGACTTATTGCTTGAGAAGCAGTGCGAATATGGCTATGAAGTGCAAGGTTGTGAAATCTTGTCTGATCATGTTCATTTGCTTCTTTCTGTTACGCCGTCAAAGCCAGTGAGTAGTGTTGTAGGCAGGCTCAAAGGCTATACGGCTCATATTCTGCGGTCTGAATATCCAGAACTTAAAAGCAGATTGCCGTCTTTGTGGACGCGGAGTAAGTTTGTAGCAACCGCTGGCGAAGTGACGCTTGGAGTTCTGAAACGCTACGTCGAAAATCAAAAGGGCGTATAG
- a CDS encoding transposase, translating to MDYITYKFKLYSACARNRYLHYEIDAFAGVYNHFIALHKRYYQRFNKYPNKYALKKHLTKLKKTERFGHWSALPSQALQDVVFRIDFGYQKFFARDNKRPPTFRSRFRYQSYTLTQAGYKFLERNKVRIGKRIFRYHKSRNFDVESIKTVTIKRDRVGDLWLCVVAKAEGIKSFSVKNGKTAGFDFGLKTYLTASDATRTQSPLFFSRNARQAKKANRNLSRKQKSSNNRHRARVNLARVHRRVANQRRDYHWQLAHQLCKDYDVMCFETLNIKAMQQLWGRKINDLGFSDFLAILKHVAQKTGKTVRQIDQWLPTSKTCSACGTVKENLELRERTFHCCECGLEIDRDLNAAINIHRWGRPPLAEAA from the coding sequence GTGGACTATATAACTTACAAATTCAAGCTGTATTCGGCGTGTGCCCGAAATCGGTATCTGCACTATGAGATAGACGCTTTTGCGGGCGTGTATAACCACTTCATAGCTTTGCACAAGAGATACTATCAGCGTTTCAATAAGTATCCGAACAAGTATGCACTGAAGAAGCATCTGACAAAACTGAAAAAAACTGAGCGGTTTGGTCATTGGAGTGCGCTACCGTCTCAGGCATTGCAAGATGTGGTATTTCGCATAGATTTTGGCTACCAGAAGTTCTTTGCCAGAGACAACAAGCGACCGCCCACTTTCAGATCACGCTTTCGGTATCAGTCCTATACCCTGACGCAAGCAGGATACAAATTCCTTGAGCGTAACAAAGTGCGTATCGGCAAGCGTATATTTCGCTATCACAAAAGCAGAAACTTCGATGTAGAAAGTATCAAGACGGTCACAATCAAGCGTGACCGTGTAGGCGACTTGTGGCTATGTGTTGTTGCAAAGGCTGAAGGTATCAAGTCATTCAGTGTCAAGAACGGTAAAACCGCAGGCTTTGACTTCGGCTTGAAAACCTACCTGACGGCCTCAGACGCCACACGAACACAATCGCCTTTGTTCTTTTCTCGCAACGCCAGACAGGCCAAAAAAGCCAACCGCAATCTGTCACGTAAGCAGAAGAGTAGCAACAACCGTCATAGAGCAAGAGTGAACCTTGCCAGAGTGCATCGGCGCGTAGCGAATCAGCGCAGGGACTATCACTGGCAACTTGCCCATCAACTGTGCAAAGACTATGATGTAATGTGCTTTGAAACGCTGAACATCAAAGCCATGCAACAGTTGTGGGGCAGAAAGATTAACGACCTGGGATTCTCGGACTTCTTGGCTATTCTCAAGCATGTCGCACAAAAGACAGGCAAAACAGTTCGGCAAATTGACCAGTGGCTACCCACGTCTAAGACTTGCTCCGCATGTGGCACTGTCAAAGAAAATCTTGAATTGCGAGAAAGAACATTTCATTGTTGCGAATGTGGTCTTGAAATAGATAGAGACCTCAACGCAGCGATAAACATTCACAGGTGGGGGCGTCCACCTCTGGCGGAGGCAGCGTAA
- a CDS encoding NAD(P)-binding domain-containing protein, with amino-acid sequence MARKRLCIIGFGRMGKQAVNAFADQFQVEVISRRDISSELVDVRARQSSNNTKSLSEADVIFLAIPVWALGKWVPKINEHAKSDCVVIDCCTARLAVDKELSLLNRERFGLSHLGPGNIPLFGKADPEIAACLKRMGCKLIPRTAEDEDRSTGPGMAHFIGMALELYLPEEEREKLPSGAGRFLLQLIEHLKTNSPSTYRETQLLNPFMADARKKVIKALVQFDEALNRGEFNFQAHPRDKWRD; translated from the coding sequence ATGGCAAGGAAGAGACTTTGCATAATCGGTTTCGGAAGAATGGGAAAGCAGGCAGTAAATGCGTTCGCGGATCAATTTCAGGTCGAGGTTATTTCCAGGCGTGATATAAGCTCTGAGTTGGTTGATGTTAGAGCGCGACAGTCAAGCAACAATACTAAAAGTCTTTCCGAGGCAGATGTTATTTTTCTGGCTATTCCCGTCTGGGCACTTGGCAAATGGGTTCCGAAGATCAATGAGCATGCCAAATCTGATTGCGTTGTGATTGATTGTTGTACAGCACGACTTGCTGTAGATAAGGAACTATCGCTGTTGAATCGAGAGAGGTTTGGACTATCGCATCTTGGTCCGGGCAATATACCCTTGTTTGGAAAAGCGGACCCCGAGATAGCAGCATGTTTGAAGCGAATGGGTTGTAAGCTGATTCCCAGGACTGCAGAAGATGAAGATCGCAGTACAGGTCCAGGAATGGCGCATTTCATTGGGATGGCTCTTGAACTCTATCTACCGGAGGAAGAGCGAGAGAAGTTGCCATCTGGAGCAGGCAGGTTTCTCCTGCAATTGATTGAACACCTGAAAACGAACTCGCCTTCCACATACAGAGAGACGCAATTGCTGAATCCGTTTATGGCAGATGCCCGCAAAAAGGTAATAAAGGCTCTTGTTCAATTCGATGAGGCGCTCAATAGAGGAGAATTTAACTTCCAGGCCCATCCGCGCGATAAGTGGAGAGATTGA